A stretch of Lentibacillus sp. JNUCC-1 DNA encodes these proteins:
- a CDS encoding post-transcriptional regulator: MESARTVEKWKEELEPVLESKVYEFKTIGYNEATAEDIWRCLNQKVWKDNAERRLYEVVQDVFHLSTATYMSYLTVNAYGNDDDLMASIAALTDNSS; this comes from the coding sequence GTGGAATCAGCCCGGACTGTTGAGAAATGGAAAGAGGAACTAGAGCCTGTGCTTGAAAGTAAAGTCTATGAATTTAAAACAATCGGTTATAATGAAGCAACAGCTGAAGATATATGGAGATGTCTAAATCAGAAGGTCTGGAAAGACAATGCTGAAAGACGACTCTATGAAGTGGTTCAGGATGTCTTCCATTTGTCTACGGCTACATATATGAGTTATTTAACCGTTAACGCTTACGGAAATGATGATGATTTAATGGCATCGATTGCAGCACTTACTGACAACTCTTCATAA